GGCGACCGCCTGACGCCCGCCGAGCAGCCCCCGGGCGCGGCTCTCGTCGACGAGGCGGTGGAGGCGCTGCTGTCCCAGGTCGACCCGCGTCACGGCGGGTTCGGGAGGGCCCCGAAGTTCCCCCAGACGATGTCGATCGACCTGCTGCTCGCCGACCACGTCCGCACCGGCCGACCCGAGCCGCTCGAGGCGGCGGTGCTGTCGCTCGACGCGATGGCCGCCGGTGGCATCTACGACCACCTCGGCGGTGGCTTCGCCCGCTACTCGACCGACGACCGGTGGCTGGTCCCCCACTTCGAGAAGATGCTCTACGACCAGGCGCTGTTGGTCCGGGCCTACCTGCACGCCTGGCAGGTCACCGGCGAGGCCCGGCACCTGCAGGTGGTGCGCGAGACGATCGACTACGTCCGTCGCGACCTCGCCCACCCCGCCGGGGCGTTCTACGCCGCCGAGGACGCCGACAGCGAGGGCGTGGAGGGGCGGTTCTACGTCTGGTCGCTCGCCGAGGTCCGTGCGGTGTGCGGCGACGACGCCGACGACGCGGTGGCCTGGTACGGGGTGACGGAGCACGGCAACTGGGAAGGGACGAACATCCTCGAGCGCCCGGTGCGCGGCGACCTGGCGCGCCCTGCGCCGGTCGAACGGGCCCGGGTGGCGCTGTCGGCGGCCCGCGACCGGCGGGTGCGACCGGGTCTCGATCACAAGGTGCTGCTCGAGTGGAACGCGCTGATGTTGTCCTCGCTGGCCGAGGCCGCCGCCGTGACCGGCGACGCCGACTGGCTGGCGGCCGCGCTGGCCAACGCCGAGTTCCTCCTCGCCCGTCTGCGCCGAGACGACGGGCGCTGGCTGCGGTCCTGGCAGGGCCCTGCCGACGACCCCGACGCGGGCGCGGCGCAGCACCTCGCCTACGCCGCCGACCACGCCGCCCTCCTCGACGCCTTCACCCGCCTCGCCGAGGCCACGGGGGACCCCCGCTGGCTGGACGAGGCGGCGTCGGTGGCCGACGCCCTCGTCGATCTGTTCTGGGACGACACCGAGGGCGGGGTGTTCACCACCGGTGTCGACGGTGACGTGCTCGTCACGCGGCCGAAGGACCTCATGGACAACGCCACCCCGTCGGCCAACAGCATGGCCGCAGTGGGACTGCTGCGCCTCGCCGCCCTCACGGGCGAGGACGCCCACCGCGAACGGGCCGAGCGCATCGTGACCCTCCTCGGCGGGGTCGCCGGACGGCACCCGACCGCGTTCGCCCACCTGCTCCGCGCCGTCGACCTCGCTGCCCGGGGCACGGTCGAGGTGGTGGTCACCGGCGAGCGACCCGACCTGGTCGCCGAGGTCCGCCGTCGGTGGCGCCCCGACACCGTGCTGCTCTGGGGCGAGCGCCGTGACACGCCGCTGTGGGAGGGGCGCACGGAGGAGGGTCCGGCCGGTCGGGCCTACGTGTGCCGCGGCACGGTGTGCGACGCCCCGGCCGGCACCGTCGAGGAGCTGCGCGCCCGCCTCGACGGGTCCTGACCGACACCCACCCCGCAGCATCCGGGACGCGGAACGAGACCCCGAAGGGGCCCCGTTCCGGACGTCGCTGGCGAGCGGAGCCCGAGGGCAGGGCCCGTCAGGCGGCGGCCTTCTCCAGGATGTGCACGCCGCACGCCGAGCCCAGGCCGATCACATGGGCCAGGCCCACCTTCGCGCCCTCGATCTGGCGGTCACCGGCCTCGCCGCGGAGGTGGTGGGCCACCTCCCACACGTTGGCGATGCCGGTGGCAGCGATGGGGTGCCCCTTCGACTCAAGCCCACCTGACACGTTGACCGGCGTCGAGCCGTCGCGCCACGTGGCCCCCGATTGGAAGAAGTCGACTGCCCCGCCCTCGTCGCAGAGCATCAGGTTGTCGTAGTGGACCAGCTCGGCGGTGGCGAAGCAGTCGTGCAGCTCGACGAGGTCGAGATCCTCCGGACCGATGCCGGCCTGCTCGTAGGCGATGGTGGCGGCGTTGCGGGTGAGGGTGTTCACGTTCGGGAGGATCTGGCAGGCCTCCTCCCACGGGTCGGACGTGAGCACGCTGGCCGACACCTTCACGGCCCGACGCTGCTGCTCGAGCGACAGCGTCCTCAGCTTGGAATCGCTGACCAGCACCGCCGCGGCGGCGCCGTCGCAGTTGGCCGAGCACATGGCCCGCGTGTTGGGGTAGGCGATCATCGGCTCGGACATGATCTGCTCGAGCGACATCTTCTTGGTGTAGGCGGCGAGCGGGTTGAGCGTCGAGTGGGCGTGGTTCTTCTCGGCGATACGGGCGAAGAGCTCGAAGCTCGTCCCGCCGTACTTGTGCCCGTACTCCATGCCCACCTGCGCGAAGACGCCCGGCATGATGTCGGTGCCCACGCGACCGTCCATCGCGGTCACGGCGCCGTACCGGCCCGAGGGGGTCCACTCGTCGGCGGCCGGCTTCGGGGCACCCACGCCGAGCATGCCCGCGCCGGAGAGCTTCTCGACGCCCACGGCGAGGCCCATGTCGCACTCGCCGGCCTTGATCGCCATGATGACGGTGCGCAGCGCCGTCGCACCGGTGGCGCAGGCGTTGGCCACGTTGAACACCGGGATGCCGGTCTGGCCGATCTGCTTCTGGAGCTGCTGGCCGATGCCGGCCGCGGCCCCCATCAGATTGCCGGCGGCGAGCACGCCCATGTCCTTCATCGTCACCCCGCCGTCGGCCAGCGCGGCGAGCGCGGCCTCCGAGGCCAGGTCGACAGGGTCGAGGTCGGGGTGCTTGCCGAACTTGGTCATGTTGATCCCGAGGATCCAGACGTCGTCTGCCATTGCTCAGTCCCCTTCGATCGGTTCGAACCCGAAGCCGATGGCCTCGGTGCCGACGCTATCGGTGCCGATCGGGAAGGTGGTCAGGCGCACCTTCATCCCCAGCGTGATGTGCTCGGGGTCGGCCGGCGTGTTGACGATGTTGGCCTTGACGCTCGTGCCGTCGCAGTCGACGACCGAGGCGACGTAGGGCACGGGGATCCCCGGTGCCGCCCACCCCACGATGGTGAAGGCCCGCACCTCGCCCTCCGTGGCCACCGGCGCCTTCACGAACTCGGCGCCGCCGCAGCTCGCGCAGGCGTTGCGCCGGTCGAAGTAGCGGGCCCCGCACGCGGTGCACTCGTTGACGACGAGCCGGGGCTCGTCGCCGAGCTCCAGGTAGTCGACCATCGGGACGCTGGTCCCCATCTGGGTTCTCCCCCTCCGACGCGGACTCGGTGGCGTCGGGTCACCAGCCGTCCCGGTGGACGACCTCGTCGAGGCTACGCCGCGGGCGCCGGGCCGAGAAACTCCGCCGGTGCCCCGTGGCGCTCGGGTAGCCGAGGGCGATGGTGCCGATGCAACGCCGGCCGGGAGGGATGCCGAGCGCCGCCTTCACGGCCCCCTCGTGCTCGAACTGCCCGAAGAAGCACGCCCCGAGACCCTCGTCGACCGCGGCCAGCAGGGCCACCATGGCCGAGAACGCACTGTCGACGTGCCAGTACGGCACCGGCCACGCCTCGACGCCCGCCCCCAGCCCCGAGCGGGCCTTGTCGACCTCGCCGTAGCGGCGGACGTAGGCCGCCGGGTCGGCGACGGGGACGACGAGCACCGGGGCGGCGAGCAGCCCCGGCCAGGCGAAGGCGGAGCGCCGGACCTCGGGGAGCGTGACGTCCCAGTACCGGGCCGTGGCGGGGCCCTCCAGCACGACCAGGTCGAGGCCCTGGGTGTTGCCCGCCCCCGGGACCCTGGTCGCGAGGTCGAGGAGCCGGTCGAGCACGTCGGCGGGCACCGGGCGCGGGTCGAAGGACCGCACCATCCGGCGGGATCTCACGACGTCTGCGAACTGCACCGGAGCCTCGGCGGTCGGCCGGTGGAGAGACGGGTTCAGCGCAGCTTGGCCAGGTCCTCGGCCATCGCCCACCCGAAGGCGATCAGCGAGTCACCACGCTCGGCGTCGACCTCGACGAAGAGCTCCTCGAAGGCGGGATCGAGCTTCTCGGGCTTGAGCGCCTCGTGGTCGAGGGCCAGCGGGAAGGTGCCGTCGCCGCGGGCCACGAAGGTGCGGTCGGCGTAGGTGCTCGAGTCGATGCCGAAGCGCTTCGCCAGACGGCGGCCCCAGGCCCGCTCCTCGCCCGAGGCGCGGTGATCGGGGCGGGGGACGATGTCGTCGAGGGACTTGAACGCCTCGTAGCCGCTCGGCCCGGCGAACCGGGTGCCGACCAGGACGTCCTCGTCGGGGAAGGCGAGCACGGCGCGGCGGAACTGGTCGGTCATGATCGCCCGCAGCACCGAGTCCCGGCGGGACGTGCGCTTGATGGAGGCCAGCCCCACGAGCACGCTCGGGGTCCCGCCGATCCGCTCGAGCGTGCAGAACGAGAAGCCCTTGAGCGCAGCCCCTTCACGAGCCAGCGACACGAGCACCCAGGCCTCCACCTGCTTGGAGAGCAGGCCGACCTCGAATCGGCTCGGTCCGTCGGCGCACATGTCGGCCATCTCGGCGAGCTCGGCGTCGCTGAGCTGCGTGCAGTCCTTGGTCGTGACCTCGATTGCCATGGTTCTGTGACGCCCCCAGGAATGCCGAATCCGGACCCACAGTCCAGCCGCGATCGGACGACGGCGCAAACCGACGAGCCCGCCCCGGGGCCGATGGCATCCCGTCCGGGAGCTCGTGGCGCGGCGGCTCAGCCGGCCAGGGCGCCGGGGCCGAGGAGCACCCGCAGCTCGGCCATGAGGCCGCTGCGCACCTCCACGCAGAACGCGTCGGGGAGGCGCACCACCTGCCGTTCGCCGAGGTGGAGGAAGACCTGGGACTCGCCGGGGTGCTCGGCCAGCAGGGCCTTGAGCGAGGCGAGGAGCGCTTCGCTGAGCGCGCCCGGCGAGAGGTTGACGTGCAGCGGCGGCGCCCCGTCGGTGACGGGCTCGAAGCGCTCGATCTCGGTGGCCATGAGCTTGGGCTGGTCGTCGCGCTTGTCGACCCGGCCCTTGACGAGCACGACGGCGTCGTCGTCGAGGAGGTGGCCGTAGGCGGTCATCGTCTTCGGGAAGACCATGACCTCGACGGACGACTTGAGGTCCTCGAGCACGAGGACGGCCATGAGGTCACCCTTGCGGGTCCATTTGCGCTGGAGGTTGGTCACCAACCCGCCGACGAGGCGGATCGACCCCTCCTCGACCTCCTCGAGCTCGTCGAGCGTGACCTCGGTGCGGCGGCGCAACGACGCCTCGGCGCCCATGAGGGGGTGGTCGCTGACGTAGAGGCCGAGCATCTCGCGCTCGAAGGCCAGCCGTTGGCGCTTGTCGAAGTCCTCGTCGGGGATCACGTAGCGGTTGGCGGCGGGACCGTCGCCCGGTTCGGGGTCGACGGCCGAGAACAGGTCGAACTGGCCCTCGGCCTCCTTGCGCCGTCGGGCCACCGTCTCGTCGATGATCCGCTCGAAGTAGCCGAGCAGCCCCTTGCGGCTGTACCCCATGGAGTCGAAGCCGCCGGCCTTGACGAGCGACTCGATGGTCCGCTTGTTGAGCACCCCGAGGTCGACCCGGTCGACGAAGTCGTAGAAGTCGGCGAACGGGCCGCCGGCGTCGCGCTCGGCGAGGATCTGGGCGACGAGGCCCTCCCCGACGTTGCGGACGGCCGAGAGCCCGAAGGCGATGGCCCGCCCGGCGCCGGGACGATCGACGGCGACGAAGTCGCTCGCCGACACGTTCACGTCGGGCACGAGCACGTCCACGCCCATCTGGCGACACTCGGCGAGGTACACGGCGGCCTTGTCGAGGTTGGTCCGCACGCTGGTCAGCAGCGCCGCGAAGTACTCGACCGGGTAGTGGGCCTTCAGGTAGGCGGTCTGGTAGGCGACGTAGCCGTAGCCGTAGCTGTGGCTCTTGTTGAAGGCGTAGTCGGCGAACGGTTCGATGATGTCGAAGAGCGCCGTGCCGATGTCCGACCCGTAGCCGGTCGTCTCGGTGCCGGCGACGAACTTCTCACGCTCCTTGGCGATGAGCGCGCGGTCCTTCTTGCCGCAGGCCTTGCGGAGGTTGTCGGCGTCGGCAAGTGTGTAGCCGGCGAACTTCTGGGCGACCCGCATGACCGACTCCTGGTAGATCATCAGCCCGTAGGTGTCGGCCAGGATCTCCTCGAGGTCGGGGTGGAGGTACTCGATCGGCTTGCGGCCGTTCTTGTGGTCGGCGTAGTCGTTGTGCATGTTGGCCGACATGGGCCCGGGTCGGTAGAGGGCCACGAGCGCGGCCACGTCCTCGAACGACGTCGGGGCGAGCGATCGCATGAGCGCCCGCATGGGTCCGCCCTCGAGCTGGAACACCCCGATGGAGTCCCCGTCG
This portion of the Acidimicrobiales bacterium genome encodes:
- a CDS encoding thioredoxin domain-containing protein, whose amino-acid sequence is MPLIRDVEPARLSPYLAQHTDNPVRWWTWSDEAFAEAARRDVPVFISVGYSACHWCHVMAHESFEDPDTAALVNELFVSIKVDREERPDVDAVYMQATQALTGRGGWPMTVFALPDGRPFFAGTYFPKDGRSGQMSFTDLCRRVGEAWREQRPTLEEQAEGLTEAIAAGDRLTPAEQPPGAALVDEAVEALLSQVDPRHGGFGRAPKFPQTMSIDLLLADHVRTGRPEPLEAAVLSLDAMAAGGIYDHLGGGFARYSTDDRWLVPHFEKMLYDQALLVRAYLHAWQVTGEARHLQVVRETIDYVRRDLAHPAGAFYAAEDADSEGVEGRFYVWSLAEVRAVCGDDADDAVAWYGVTEHGNWEGTNILERPVRGDLARPAPVERARVALSAARDRRVRPGLDHKVLLEWNALMLSSLAEAAAVTGDADWLAAALANAEFLLARLRRDDGRWLRSWQGPADDPDAGAAQHLAYAADHAALLDAFTRLAEATGDPRWLDEAASVADALVDLFWDDTEGGVFTTGVDGDVLVTRPKDLMDNATPSANSMAAVGLLRLAALTGEDAHRERAERIVTLLGGVAGRHPTAFAHLLRAVDLAARGTVEVVVTGERPDLVAEVRRRWRPDTVLLWGERRDTPLWEGRTEEGPAGRAYVCRGTVCDAPAGTVEELRARLDGS
- a CDS encoding thiolase family protein, which produces MADDVWILGINMTKFGKHPDLDPVDLASEAALAALADGGVTMKDMGVLAAGNLMGAAAGIGQQLQKQIGQTGIPVFNVANACATGATALRTVIMAIKAGECDMGLAVGVEKLSGAGMLGVGAPKPAADEWTPSGRYGAVTAMDGRVGTDIMPGVFAQVGMEYGHKYGGTSFELFARIAEKNHAHSTLNPLAAYTKKMSLEQIMSEPMIAYPNTRAMCSANCDGAAAAVLVSDSKLRTLSLEQQRRAVKVSASVLTSDPWEEACQILPNVNTLTRNAATIAYEQAGIGPEDLDLVELHDCFATAELVHYDNLMLCDEGGAVDFFQSGATWRDGSTPVNVSGGLESKGHPIAATGIANVWEVAHHLRGEAGDRQIEGAKVGLAHVIGLGSACGVHILEKAAA
- a CDS encoding zinc ribbon domain-containing protein; amino-acid sequence: MGTSVPMVDYLELGDEPRLVVNECTACGARYFDRRNACASCGGAEFVKAPVATEGEVRAFTIVGWAAPGIPVPYVASVVDCDGTSVKANIVNTPADPEHITLGMKVRLTTFPIGTDSVGTEAIGFGFEPIEGD
- a CDS encoding nitroreductase family protein — encoded protein: MQFADVVRSRRMVRSFDPRPVPADVLDRLLDLATRVPGAGNTQGLDLVVLEGPATARYWDVTLPEVRRSAFAWPGLLAAPVLVVPVADPAAYVRRYGEVDKARSGLGAGVEAWPVPYWHVDSAFSAMVALLAAVDEGLGACFFGQFEHEGAVKAALGIPPGRRCIGTIALGYPSATGHRRSFSARRPRRSLDEVVHRDGW